A region of Zootoca vivipara chromosome 15, rZooViv1.1, whole genome shotgun sequence DNA encodes the following proteins:
- the YWHAE gene encoding 14-3-3 protein epsilon isoform X1: MDDREDLVYQAKLAEQAERYDEMVESMKKVAGMDVELTVEERNLLSVAYKNVIGARRASWRIISSIEQKEENKGGEDKLKMIREYRQMVETELKLICCDILDVLDKHLIPAANTGESKVFYYKMKGDYHRYLAEFATGNDRKEAAENSLVAYKAASDIAMTELPPTHPIRLGLALNFSVFYYEILNSPDRACRLAKAAFDDAIAELDTLSEESYKDSTLIMQLLRDNLTLWTSDMQGDGEEQSKEALQDVEDENQ; this comes from the exons ATGGACGACCGGGAGGACCTCGTCTACCAGGCCAAGCTCGCCGAGCAGGCCGAACGCTACGATG AAATGGTTGAGTCAATGAAGAAAGTAGCTGGGATGGATGTTGAACTGACCGTCGAAGAAAGGAACCTGCTGTccgttgcatacaaaaatgtaattGGCGCTAGAAGAGCTTCTTGGAGAATAATCAGCAGCATTGaacagaaagaggaaaacaaaggtGGAGAAGACAAATTGAAGATGATCCGGGAGTATCGGCAAATG GTTGAGACTGAATTGAAACTAATCTGTTGTGATATTCTGGATGTACTGGACAAACACCTCATTCCAGCAGCCAACACTGGCGAATCCAAGGTTTTCTATTATAAAAT GAAAGGGGACTACCACAGGTATCTTGCAGAGTTTGCCACAGGAAACGACAGGAAGGAAGCTGCCGAGAACAGCCTGGTGGCTTACAAAGCTGCTAGTGACATTGCAATGACAGAACTTCCTCCAACACATCCCATCCGCCTAGGACTTGCCCTCAACTTCTCTGTTTTCTACTATGAAATCCTTAATTCTCCTGACCGCGCCTGCAG GTTGGCAAAAGCAGCTTTTGATGATGCTATTGCAGAACTGGATACGCTGAGTGAAGAAAGCTATAAGGATTCTACACTTATCATGCAGTTGTTACGTGATAATCTGACACTATGGACTTCAGACATGCAGGGTGACG GTGAAGAACAGAGTAAAGAAGCGCTGCAGGATGTGGAAGATGAGAACCAGTGA
- the YWHAE gene encoding 14-3-3 protein epsilon isoform X2 has protein sequence MDDREDLVYQAKLAEQAERYDEMVESMKKVAGMDVELTVEERNLLSVAYKNVIGARRASWRIISSIEQKEENKGGEDKLKMIREYRQMVETELKLICCDILDVLDKHLIPAANTGESKVFYYKMKGDYHRYLAEFATGNDRKEAAENSLVAYKAASDIAMTELPPTHPIRLGLALNFSVFYYEILNSPDRACRLAKAAFDDAIAELDTLSEESYKDSTLIMQLLRDNLTLWTSDMQGDDS, from the exons ATGGACGACCGGGAGGACCTCGTCTACCAGGCCAAGCTCGCCGAGCAGGCCGAACGCTACGATG AAATGGTTGAGTCAATGAAGAAAGTAGCTGGGATGGATGTTGAACTGACCGTCGAAGAAAGGAACCTGCTGTccgttgcatacaaaaatgtaattGGCGCTAGAAGAGCTTCTTGGAGAATAATCAGCAGCATTGaacagaaagaggaaaacaaaggtGGAGAAGACAAATTGAAGATGATCCGGGAGTATCGGCAAATG GTTGAGACTGAATTGAAACTAATCTGTTGTGATATTCTGGATGTACTGGACAAACACCTCATTCCAGCAGCCAACACTGGCGAATCCAAGGTTTTCTATTATAAAAT GAAAGGGGACTACCACAGGTATCTTGCAGAGTTTGCCACAGGAAACGACAGGAAGGAAGCTGCCGAGAACAGCCTGGTGGCTTACAAAGCTGCTAGTGACATTGCAATGACAGAACTTCCTCCAACACATCCCATCCGCCTAGGACTTGCCCTCAACTTCTCTGTTTTCTACTATGAAATCCTTAATTCTCCTGACCGCGCCTGCAG GTTGGCAAAAGCAGCTTTTGATGATGCTATTGCAGAACTGGATACGCTGAGTGAAGAAAGCTATAAGGATTCTACACTTATCATGCAGTTGTTACGTGATAATCTGACACTATGGACTTCAGACATGCAGGGTGACG ATTCTTAA